One Poseidonibacter antarcticus genomic window carries:
- the rlmN gene encoding 23S rRNA (adenine(2503)-C(2))-methyltransferase RlmN has translation MAKQGTPSIYDFSLDELKETLKPSFRAKQVYNWLYKQYATSYDEMKNIPKDLKEELEEKYPIDVMSILKKEVSIDGSIKYLFKLRDNLTVEAVLLLMKEKKKNEEGVIVRSEKYTVCVSSQVGCKVGCTFCLTAKGGFVRNLTVGEYIAQIVNIKRDNDIPANKSVNIVYMGMGEPLDNFKNFTRAVNVFSEEEGLSINKRRQTVSTSGVASKIEKLGEFDLGIQLAISLHAVDDELRSELIPMNKAYNIQTIIDAVKKFPVDTRKKVMFEYLVIKGKNDSIEAAAKLIKLLNGINAKVNLIFFNPYPGTDYERPEVEDMIRFKDYLNDRGLICTIRESKGIDISAACGQLKEKDANGLA, from the coding sequence ATGGCAAAACAAGGAACACCCTCAATATACGATTTTTCTCTTGATGAATTAAAAGAAACTCTAAAACCATCATTTAGAGCAAAGCAAGTATACAACTGGTTATATAAACAATATGCAACATCTTATGATGAGATGAAAAATATACCAAAAGATTTAAAAGAAGAATTAGAAGAAAAATACCCAATTGATGTGATGAGTATTCTAAAAAAAGAAGTAAGTATAGATGGAAGTATTAAATATCTTTTTAAATTAAGAGATAATTTAACTGTTGAAGCAGTACTTTTACTAATGAAAGAGAAGAAAAAAAATGAAGAAGGTGTAATTGTTCGTAGTGAAAAATACACAGTTTGTGTTTCTTCTCAAGTTGGTTGTAAAGTTGGCTGTACTTTTTGTTTAACTGCAAAAGGTGGATTTGTAAGAAACCTTACAGTTGGTGAATATATTGCACAAATTGTAAATATTAAAAGAGATAATGATATCCCTGCTAATAAATCAGTAAATATTGTATATATGGGAATGGGTGAACCTCTTGATAACTTTAAAAACTTTACACGTGCTGTAAATGTTTTTTCTGAAGAAGAAGGTTTATCTATTAATAAAAGAAGACAAACAGTATCTACTTCAGGAGTTGCATCAAAAATAGAAAAGCTTGGTGAATTTGATTTAGGAATTCAACTTGCAATTTCACTTCATGCTGTTGATGATGAATTAAGATCTGAATTAATTCCTATGAATAAAGCTTATAATATTCAAACAATTATTGATGCAGTTAAAAAATTTCCAGTTGATACTAGAAAAAAAGTTATGTTTGAATACCTTGTAATCAAAGGTAAAAATGACAGTATTGAAGCTGCTGCTAAATTAATTAAACTATTAAATGGTATAAATGCAAAAGTAAATCTTATTTTCTTTAATCCATATCCAGGGACAGATTATGAAAGACCAGAAGTTGAAGATATGATTAGATTTAAAGATTATTTAAATGATCGAGGTCTTATTTGTACTATTAGAGAATCTAAAGGTATAGATATTTCAGCTGCTTGTGGACAGTTAAAAGAAAAGGATGCAAATGGGCTGGCTTGA
- the gltX gene encoding glutamate--tRNA ligase yields MAITRFAPSPTGYLHIGGLRTALYSYLWAKKTNGEFKLRIEDTDNARNNEDAVRAILEAFEWVGMPSDCEIEYQSKRIDIYKKYIDQLLEEGKAYKCYMSKDELAALRASQEAAKENPRYDGTWRPEEGKVLPEIPTDIEPVIRIKAPTEGFITFEDGVKGSMKFDANQVDDFVIARANGMPIYNFVVVIDDHLMGMTDVLRGDDHVSNTPKQIVIYNALGFDIPKFYHMPMINNPKGKKLSKRDGAMDVMQYKRDGYLPEALLNFLVRLGWSNGDQEIFSMDEMLELFDPNNINKSASSYNAEKLLWLNSEYIKSVSNDRLVEELKAFDLDLSNYDKKTEILDLSKQRAQTLIELKDSVNKILEVPSEYEAKGSKKFVKEGTLDFLKKYLLLLDEHKDELYSVDNIEAFTKPFIEENGLKFPQLFQPIRIALTGGTQAPSVYDIISVLGYDETKSRLEKAIEVNFNKEEN; encoded by the coding sequence ATGGCAATTACAAGATTTGCACCAAGTCCAACAGGATATTTACATATTGGAGGACTTCGAACTGCACTTTATAGTTATCTTTGGGCTAAAAAAACAAATGGTGAGTTTAAACTTAGAATTGAAGACACTGATAATGCAAGAAATAATGAAGATGCAGTAAGAGCAATATTAGAAGCATTTGAGTGGGTGGGAATGCCAAGTGACTGTGAAATTGAATACCAATCTAAAAGAATAGATATTTATAAAAAATATATAGATCAACTTTTAGAAGAAGGTAAAGCTTATAAGTGTTATATGAGTAAAGATGAACTTGCAGCACTGAGAGCTTCTCAAGAAGCAGCTAAAGAAAATCCAAGATATGATGGAACTTGGAGACCTGAAGAAGGTAAAGTTTTACCAGAGATTCCAACTGATATTGAACCTGTAATTAGAATCAAAGCTCCAACAGAAGGTTTTATTACATTTGAAGATGGTGTTAAAGGTTCTATGAAATTTGATGCTAATCAAGTTGATGATTTTGTAATTGCACGTGCTAATGGAATGCCTATATATAACTTTGTAGTTGTTATTGATGATCATTTAATGGGTATGACAGACGTTTTAAGAGGTGATGATCATGTTAGTAATACTCCTAAACAAATTGTAATTTATAATGCTTTAGGATTTGATATTCCTAAGTTTTATCATATGCCAATGATTAATAATCCAAAAGGTAAAAAACTATCTAAAAGAGATGGTGCTATGGATGTAATGCAATATAAAAGAGATGGATATTTACCTGAAGCACTTCTAAACTTTTTAGTAAGACTTGGTTGGTCAAATGGAGATCAAGAAATCTTTTCAATGGATGAAATGTTAGAATTATTTGATCCTAATAATATCAATAAATCAGCATCTTCATATAATGCAGAAAAACTTTTATGGTTAAATTCTGAATATATTAAATCAGTTTCAAATGATAGATTAGTTGAAGAATTAAAAGCTTTTGATTTAGATTTAAGTAATTATGATAAAAAAACAGAAATATTAGATTTATCAAAACAAAGAGCACAAACATTAATTGAATTAAAAGATTCAGTAAATAAAATATTAGAAGTACCAAGTGAATATGAAGCTAAAGGAAGTAAAAAGTTTGTTAAAGAAGGGACTTTAGACTTTTTGAAAAAGTATTTACTTTTATTAGATGAACATAAAGATGAATTATATTCAGTTGATAATATTGAAGCATTTACTAAACCATTTATAGAAGAAAATGGCTTGAAATTCCCTCAATTATTCCAACCAATTAGAATTGCACTAACGGGTGGAACACAAGCTCCTTCAGTTTATGATATAATTTCTGTTTTAGGTTATGATGAAACAAAATCAAGACTTGAAAAAGCAATAGAAGTTAATTTTAATAAAGAAGAAAATTAG